The Sphaerisporangium siamense genome includes the window GTGGTCTCCTTGAACCACTTGGCGTTGGACGGGCTGATGTTGATGCAGCCGTGGCTGACGTTGGAGTTGCCCTGCGAGCCCACCGACCAGGGCGCGCCGTGGACGTACTCGCCGGTGTCGGAGATCCGCACGGTGTCGTACACGGTCATGCTGTAGTACCCGGGGCTGCCGGGCCCGGCGTCGGGCGAGGTCATCGTGGTGACGTCCTCGCGGGACATGGCCAGGTGGATGCCGTTGGTCGTGTAGTACTTCATGTCGCCGCCCCGGCCGGCGCTGAGCGGGACCGTCCTGATGACCTGCCCGTCGCGCCTGACGGTCATCTGGTGGCTGGAGGTGTCGGCGTGGCTGATCTGGGCGCGGCCGATCTCGAACTCGCGCACGTAGTCCTGCCCGCCGTACATGCCCGGGCCGCCCCGCACGCCGGCGAGCCGGGCGATCACCTTGACCTTGGTGTGCGCGGGCCACCACTGCCGGGGCCGGAAGGACACCGTCTTCTCGTCGAACCAGTGCCAGGCCCCCTCGATGGGCCGGGACGCCTGCACCATGAGGTTGCGCTCGACCGACACCCGGTCGGCGATGGGCTGGTCGAAGGTCAGGATGATCGGCATGCCGACGCCGACGGTGAGGCCGGTGGCCTCCTTGTTGGGGAGCATCTTGTCGACCGCGTAGATCTTGGACGCCTGGATGGTGGTGAACTCGCTGGTCACCCGCTTGGTGTCGCCGCCGCGGCCCACCGCCTCCGCGGTGACGCGGTAGGTCTCGCCCGGCGCCATGGGGCGCTTGCTGCGCCACTGGGTGCGGTCCGCGCTGAGCACGCCCTCGACCTGCGTGTGCCTGGAGACGGCCTGCACGCTGACGCTCCTGAGAGCGCCGTTGACGGCCCCGACCGTGACGGGCAGCTCCGGGGCCACCTGGGCCGCCCTGTCGGCCGGAGAGACGCTCACGGCCACGTCCCCGCGGTTCTCCGCGGCCTGGTCCTTGCTCGTACCGGAACTTCCGCAACCACTCGCCAGCGTCAGGGCCAGAGCTCCCGCGCCCAGGGCGACCACCCGGATCTCGACGTGTCTCACGTGACGTCTCCCCCGCCTCCGATGGATCACTCCTTGTCGGTTATTACCCGGTTACTGTGTGTCGCGTACCCGGAGCGAGGGAGAAAGCCCGACACGACGCGCCAAAAAAGAATCGCGGGCGGCAGGCGGTCCCTTGGAGGAACCGGCCGCCGCCCGCGATCACGGGCCGGGCGCCGGGGCAGGCGCGTAGATCCGCGGGTGATCAGTGCGTGAAGTGGCCCCGGTAGTACTGGAAGACGAAGCCGATGGCGGCCATGATCACCGCGAAGGCGCCGATCAGGAACATCCACCAGCCGATGACGAATCCGACGGTCATCAGGGCGGCGGCCAGGCAGACGAACAGCGGCCACCAGCTCGACGGGCTGAAGAAGCCGAGCTCGCCCGCGCCGTCGCTGATCTCGGCGTCCTTCCTGTCCTCGGGCTGGTCGCCGATGCGGCGGGCCGTGAAGAGCAGGTAGTAGCCGATCATGAGCGCCAGGCCGACGGAGATCGCCAGCGCGGTCGTGCCGGTCGGCTCCTTGGACCAGAACCAGTAGACCAGGTCCACCGCGGCGAAGAAGATGCCGCAGAGGAGGAACATCCAGCCCTGGACCTTCATCGGGCCTCCTCCACTTCCTTGACCGGGACGAGCGTGTGCGGGTTGTGCAGGTCGAAGGCCGGGCGCTCGGAGCGGATGCGCGGCAGCTTCGTGAAGTTGTGCCGGGGCGGCGGGCAGGAAGTGGCCCACTCCAGCGAGTTGCCGAAGCCCCACGGGTCGTCCACGACGACCTTGGGGGCCGTCCTGGCGGTGCGCCACACGTTGTAGAGGAACGGCAGCGTCGAGGCGCCGAGGATGAACGCGCCCACCGAGGAGACGACGTTCAGGTCGGTGAAGCCGTCCGCGGCCGAGTAGTCGGCGTAGCGGCGCGGGAAGCCCTCGACGCCCAGCCAGTGCTGCACCAGGAAGGTGGTGTGGAAGCCGATGAACAGCGTCCAGAAGTGGAACTTGCCGAGCGCGTCGTTCAGCATCTTGCCGGTGAACTTGGGCCACCAGAAGTAGAAGCCGGCGAACATCGCGAACACCACGGTGCCGAAGACGACGTAGTGGAAGTGCGCGACCACGAAGTAGGAGTCGCTGGCCTGGAAGTCCAGCGGCGGCGACGCCAGGATGATGCCGGTCAGGCCGCCGAACAGGAACGTGACCAGGAAGCCGACCGCGAACAGCATCGGCGACTGGAACGAGATGTGGCCGCGCCACATCGTGCCGATCCAGTTGAAGAACTTCACACCGGTCGGGACGGCGATGAGGAAGGTCATGAACGAGAAGAACGGCAGCAGGACCTGGCCGGTCACGAACATGTGGTGGGCCCACACCGCCGCGGACAGGCCCGCGATGGCGATGGTGGCGCCGATGAGGCTCATGTAGCCGAAGACCGGCTTGCGGCTGAACACCGGAAGGATCTCGGTGATGATGCCGAAGAACGGCAGCGCGATGATGTACACCTCGGGGTGCCCGAAGAACCAGAACAGGTGCTGCCAGAGCATCGCACCGCCGGTCGTCGAGTCGAAGATGTGCGCCCCGAGCTTGCGGTCGGCCTCCAGGGCCAGCAGCGCGGCGGCCAGCACCGGGAAGGCCAGCAGCACCAGGATGCTGGTGAGCAGGATGTTCCAGGTGAAGATCGGCATGCGGAACATGGTCATGCCGGGCGCCCGCATGCAGACGATCGTGGTGATGAAGTTCACCGCGCCGAGGATGGTGCCGATGCCGGACATCGACAGACCCATGATCCACAGGTCGCCGCCCAGGCCCGGCGAGCTGACCGCGTCCGAGAGCGGGGTGTAGGCCGTCCAGCCGAAGGAGGCGGCGCCGTCGGGGGTGAAGAAGCCCGAGACGGCGATCGTGCTGCCGAAGAGGTAGAGCCAGTAGCTCACCATGTTGAGGCGCGGGAACGCCACGTCCGGGGCGCCGATCTGCAGCGGCATCAGCTCGTTGGCGAAGCCCGCGAACAGCGGCGTCGCGAACATGAGCAGCATGATCGTGCCGTGCATGGTGAACAGCTGGTTGAACTGCTCGTTGCTCACGAACTCCAGGCCCGGCTGTGCCAGCTCGGCCCGCATGATCAGCGCCATGACGCCGCCGATCAGGAAGAACACGAAGGAGGTGATCAGGTACATGTGCCCGATCACCTTGTGGTCGGTGGAGGACATCCACCGGACGATGACGTTCCCCTTGCGGGCGCGCCGGGCCGGGATGCCCCGGTTGATCAGTTCGCTTGCGGCGGTCACTTGGCACTCCCCGCCTGGTTGATGTACGAGTCGTATTCGGCCTGCGGCACGATCTTCACCGTGAAGAGCATGCGGCTGTGGTCGACGCCGCACAGCTCGGCGCAGCGGCCGGCGAAGGTGCCGGTCTTGCTGGTCTGGATCTCGAAGACGTTCTTGACGCCCGGGATCACGTCACGCTTGAACAGGAACGAGGGCACCCAGAACGAGTGGATCACGTCCGGCGAGGACAGGTCGAACTGGACCTTCTTGCCGACGGGCAGCACCAGCTCTGGCCGCTTGGCGGGGGTGCCGACGACCTGGGCCGTCTTGCCGCCGTACTCGCTGGTGAAGCGCCAGCTCCACTGGAAGCCCTCGACGTGCACCTTGACGTCGGGGTTCTTCGACACCGCGACGATGGTGTTCTCGTCCCGCGCGGTGAAGTAGAAGAACACCGCCACCATGATGATCGGCACCGTGGTGTAGAGGATCTCGATCGGCAGGTTGTAGCGCACCTGGGGCGGCAGGGCGTCGGGCGAGTTCTTGCGCTTGCGATGGAACGCGCACGCCCAGAGGATCAGGCCCCAGACGACGACACCCACGGCGAGGGAGGCGATCCAGGCACCGTTCCAGAGACTCTGGATGATGCCTGCCTCCTTGGTGGCACCTTCGGGCATGCCGGCACGATTCCACGTACCGGGGCCTCCACACGCCGTCAGGGACACCAGC containing:
- a CDS encoding L,D-transpeptidase gives rise to the protein MRHVEIRVVALGAGALALTLASGCGSSGTSKDQAAENRGDVAVSVSPADRAAQVAPELPVTVGAVNGALRSVSVQAVSRHTQVEGVLSADRTQWRSKRPMAPGETYRVTAEAVGRGGDTKRVTSEFTTIQASKIYAVDKMLPNKEATGLTVGVGMPIILTFDQPIADRVSVERNLMVQASRPIEGAWHWFDEKTVSFRPRQWWPAHTKVKVIARLAGVRGGPGMYGGQDYVREFEIGRAQISHADTSSHQMTVRRDGQVIRTVPLSAGRGGDMKYYTTNGIHLAMSREDVTTMTSPDAGPGSPGYYSMTVYDTVRISDTGEYVHGAPWSVGSQGNSNVSHGCINISPSNAKWFKETTLIGDPIIVSGSPRPLDPANGWGHWQETWPQWLRWSGLRSGFTTEALTAGGHEGAGVPVSESKKKVTS
- the ctaC gene encoding aa3-type cytochrome oxidase subunit II, whose product is MSPTRRSTRRPLARRVPRAAALAVLLVSLTACGGPGTWNRAGMPEGATKEAGIIQSLWNGAWIASLAVGVVVWGLILWACAFHRKRKNSPDALPPQVRYNLPIEILYTTVPIIMVAVFFYFTARDENTIVAVSKNPDVKVHVEGFQWSWRFTSEYGGKTAQVVGTPAKRPELVLPVGKKVQFDLSSPDVIHSFWVPSFLFKRDVIPGVKNVFEIQTSKTGTFAGRCAELCGVDHSRMLFTVKIVPQAEYDSYINQAGSAK
- the ctaD gene encoding aa3-type cytochrome oxidase subunit I, which translates into the protein MINRGIPARRARKGNVIVRWMSSTDHKVIGHMYLITSFVFFLIGGVMALIMRAELAQPGLEFVSNEQFNQLFTMHGTIMLLMFATPLFAGFANELMPLQIGAPDVAFPRLNMVSYWLYLFGSTIAVSGFFTPDGAASFGWTAYTPLSDAVSSPGLGGDLWIMGLSMSGIGTILGAVNFITTIVCMRAPGMTMFRMPIFTWNILLTSILVLLAFPVLAAALLALEADRKLGAHIFDSTTGGAMLWQHLFWFFGHPEVYIIALPFFGIITEILPVFSRKPVFGYMSLIGATIAIAGLSAAVWAHHMFVTGQVLLPFFSFMTFLIAVPTGVKFFNWIGTMWRGHISFQSPMLFAVGFLVTFLFGGLTGIILASPPLDFQASDSYFVVAHFHYVVFGTVVFAMFAGFYFWWPKFTGKMLNDALGKFHFWTLFIGFHTTFLVQHWLGVEGFPRRYADYSAADGFTDLNVVSSVGAFILGASTLPFLYNVWRTARTAPKVVVDDPWGFGNSLEWATSCPPPRHNFTKLPRIRSERPAFDLHNPHTLVPVKEVEEAR
- a CDS encoding cytochrome c oxidase subunit 4, producing MKVQGWMFLLCGIFFAAVDLVYWFWSKEPTGTTALAISVGLALMIGYYLLFTARRIGDQPEDRKDAEISDGAGELGFFSPSSWWPLFVCLAAALMTVGFVIGWWMFLIGAFAVIMAAIGFVFQYYRGHFTH